A portion of the Carya illinoinensis cultivar Pawnee chromosome 11, C.illinoinensisPawnee_v1, whole genome shotgun sequence genome contains these proteins:
- the LOC122281888 gene encoding uncharacterized protein LOC122281888, which produces MSGHDRKTEHPLAPANTYPRSDEESNTSQSDEQLKRKKRIRLAMYIAAFAVFQTVVIVIFSLTVMKVKTPKLRLSSTAEFLKLNTSTSTGGSTQASPPFFDIRFITQVRVKNTNFGPYKYDSTNATFLYQGVTVGEFIIPKGKARMLSTKKVDVTVNLNSNAIKSTTSLGSELETGLLKLDSQAKLSGKVELMFVMKKKKSAQMNCTVSIHLSNRAFQDLSCK; this is translated from the coding sequence ACCAGCAAACACGTACCCCAGAAGCGATGAAGAATCAAACACTTCGCAATCCGACGAACAGctcaagagaaagaaaagaatcagGTTGGCCATGTATATTGCTGCTTTTGCTGTGTTTCAGACCGTAGTCATCGTGATCTTTTCTCTCACTGTTATGAAAGTGAAGACCCCTAAGCTCAGGTTGAGCAGCACAGCCGAGTTCCTGAAATTGAATACGAGCACTAGTACTGGGGGCAGCACTCAAGCATCACCACCTTTCTTTGACATAAGATTCATAACACAAGTAAGGGTAAAGAACACAAACTTCGGTCCCTACAAATATGACAGCACCAATGCCACGTTCCTGTACCAGGGCGTGACTGTGGGGGAATTCATTATTCCCAAGGGTAAGGCTCGGATGCTTTCCACCAAAAAAGTTGATGTCACCGTTAATCTGAATTCCAATGCCATAAAAAGCACTACGAGTCTTGGAAGTGAATTGGAAACAGGTCTGTTGAAGCTGGACAGCCAAGCCAAACTAAGTGGGAAAGTGGAGTTGATGTttgtgatgaagaagaagaagtctgCCCAAATGAACTGCACAGTCAGTATCCATTTGTCAAATAGGGCATTCCAAGATTTGAGTTGCAAGTGA